A stretch of Episyrphus balteatus chromosome 2, idEpiBalt1.1, whole genome shotgun sequence DNA encodes these proteins:
- the LOC129910503 gene encoding mitochondrial fission process protein 1, whose translation MSDNNNNNKQTYDIYRDSNLRFLGYSNEVGEAFRQLWPKHIVNLTYGIAVAYVLADTADKGIKAHEKQGSTNKDVAIRAGDVLTWQMFASVIIPGYTINRLTKGTSYLVKRFKVPNARYIPTAIGLASIPFIISPIDKLVDYLMDEIYRKYLK comes from the exons atgtccgacaataataacaacaataagCAAACCTATGATATATACCGTGATAGTAATTTACGCTTTTTAG GTTACAGCAATGAAGTGGGCGAAGCCTTTCGCCAACTTTGGCCCAAACATATTGTTAATTTAACGTATGGCATTGCAGTGGCGTATGTTCTGGCTGACACTGCCGACAAAGGCATCAAGGCACACGAGAAGCAAGGTTCAACGAATAAAGATGTAGCAATTAGGGCTGGAGATGTTTTAACATGGCAAATGTTTGCCTCTGTTATCATTCCTGGATATACAATTAATAG attaaCCAAAGGTACAAGTTATTTAGTGAAACGTTTCAAAGTACCCAATGCTAGATACATTCCTACTGCAATTGGTCTTGCATCGATTCCATTTATAATATCTCCTATCGATAAGTTGGTGGACTATTTGATGGATGAAATTTATCGCAaatatcttaaataa
- the LOC129910123 gene encoding kinesin-like protein Nod encodes MNLMDDDFAVKIAVRERPLREIFKNSGVPSAINYHSSNSNILVVDERPFAFDHVLPPSVSQEELFNFLVMPLVSKVLQGFNCTTLAYGQTGTGKSFTMGLNPESLEGINVGMIPRCIQAILDSKMENELNKSEISASFIEIYSEKVFDLLSETPSEPIIARGYKFTGGTKKTMNTIQDGYNLLHQGTKNRHVRPTKMNAQSSRSHAIFTIYVRNEIQNKITQSCLNLVDLAGSEGVRRTGHQGVALSEGVHINQGLLSIGKVLQAITHGYKVIPYRDSVLSSVLQDSLNPNSYFTLLACISPHREDLSETLSTLRFAQNAKNLKNNPQINSKLMELKKSKTPYKSNPLRPKNTIATPTPCKRPFSLANNPNLHGNTFCTPNKKRKTENPIFNRTVVGLTPKEKQKIGTVKMPVSKVVPFSYEPSSVRESINSDIFSDLDLLGSRASLNISSSTTIDAPQNNKAPSTYSPIVRKCMAEVENTFKSSMSQFLENLKSTQSVQKPSLFNSSPLSCERERIRTIIRQELFSLTREKNSEEIRKIDNGINKELFADESSPLFKIPALPDIKQTPDPCSSLSLDLNSTENEQFSNIEETVLPVKPLRRSRRLSSRAQSLGANNDSVIVPKRRSTRLSIKSLHDVRRRSIRLMSHKEHSLEEVQEELKTPVKQNDKPTTSRTVKKSKKPAGSLVQNPTIAGYFEGKENKSTNLKSNLAKHQKAILEMLNSASMKELQYLPQIGLKTAFQIVTQRTLHGKFKNFTQVSKLPIWRGKAWERFKEANNIS; translated from the exons atgaaCTTAATGGATGATGATTTTGCTGTAAAAATAGCTGTACGGGAGCGTCCTCTTCGAGAAATCTTTAAAAACAGTGGAGTTCCCAGTGCGATAAACTATCATTCCTCAAATTCTAAt ATTCTTGTTGTCGATGAACGTCCCTTTGCATTCGATCATGTCCTCCCGCCAAGTGTTTCACAGGAAGAACTTTTCAATTTCTTGGTTATGCCGCTGGTCAGCAAAGTCCTCCAAGGATTCAATTGCACGACACTTGCTTATGGACAAACTGGAACAGGCAAATCATTTACAATGGGACTTAATCCAGAG agcctAGAAGGAATAAATGTTGGAATGATTCCTCGATGCATTCAAGCTATTTTGGACAGTAAAATGGAAAATGAATTGAACAAAAGTGAAATATCCGcttcatttattgaaatttacaGCGAGAAGGTTTTCGATCTGCTTAGTGAAACACCTTCCGAGCCAATTATTGCCAGAG gttacAAATTCACTGGTGGaactaaaaaaacaatgaaCACCATTCAAGATGGTTACAATTTGCTTCATCAAGGCACCAAAAATCGTCATGTTCGTCCAACCAAAATGAATGCTCAAAGTTCTAGATCTCATGCAATTTTCACCATCTACGTTCGAAATGaaatccaaaataaaatcaCACAATCTTGTTTAAATTTAGTTGATCTCGCTGGATCCGAGGGTGTTCGTCGTACAGGTCACCAAGGTGTAGCACTTTCAGAAGGAGTTCACATCAATCAAGGTTTATTGTCAATTGGTAAAGTTCTACAAGCAATCACACATGGATACAAAGTCATACCATATCGTGATAGTGTTTTGAGTTCTGTTCTTCAAG attcCTTAAATCCAAATTCGTATTTTACGTTGTTGGCGTGTATCAGTCCACATAGAGAGGATCTAAGTGAAACGCTTTCCACCCTTAGGTTTGCTCAAAATgcgaaaaatcttaaaaacaatCCACAAATTAACTCCAAATTGATGGAGTTAAaa AAATCAAAAACACCTTATAAATCCAATCCACTTCGGCCAAAGAATACAATAGCAACACCAACGCCATGCAAAAGACCATTCTCTCTTGCTAACAATCCTAATTTACATGGAAATACATTTTGTACACCAAATAAAAAACGGAAAACAGAAAATCCAATTTTTAACCGCACGGTTGTTGGATTGACTCCTAAGGAAAAGCAAAA gATTGGAACGGTAAAAATGCCAGTTTCAAAAGTGGTTCCGTTCTCTTATGAACCATCATCCGTGCGAGAATCAATAAATTCGGATATATTTAGTGATTTAGATCTTCTTGGCTCTCGTGCATCATTAAATATTTCATCATCTACCACCATTGACGCACCACAGAATAACAAGGCACCAAG TACTTATAGCCCGATTGTAAGAAAATGCATGGCAGAAGTTGAAAACACATTCAAATCAAGCATGTCACAATTTTTGGAAAACCTCAAAAGCACACAATCGGTACAAAAACCCAGTCTTTTCAATTCCTCACCATTGAGCTGTGAACGTGAAAGAATTCGAACTATTATTAGACAAGAATTATTTTCCCTAACTAGAGAAAAGAATAGTGAAGAAATTAGAAAAATCGACAATGGCATTAATAAGGAATTG TTTGCTGATGAAAGCAGTCCACTTTTTAAAATTCCTGCTCTACCAGACATAAAACAAACCCCGGACCCTTGCTCCAGTCTGTCATTAGATTTAAACTCGACAGAAAACGAGCAATTTTCAAACATAGAAGAAACAGTTCTCCCAGTTAAACCATTGCGCAGATCTCGAAGACTATCTTCAAGAGCTCAATCATTGGGTGCAAATAATGATTCTGTTATTGTTCCAAAACGAAGAAGTACTAGACTTTCAATAAAAAGTCTACACGATGTCAGACGTCGAAGTATTCGTTTAATGTCACACAAAGAGCATTCCCTTGAAGAAGTAcaagaagaattaaaaactcctGTTAAACAAAATGACAAACCAACGACATCGAGAACAGTTAAGAAATCGAAAAAACCAGCTGGATCTTTGGTACAAAATCCTACAATTGCTGGGTATTTTGAAGGGAAGGAGAACAAATCAACAAATCTTAAATCGAATCTTGCCAAACATCAGAAGGCAATTTTGGAAATGTTAAATTCTGCATCAATGAAAGAATTGCAGTATTTACCCCAAATTGGTTTGAAAACAGCATTCCAAATTGTAACTCAAAG AACGCTTCatggtaaatttaaaaattttactcaagtgAGCAAGTTGCCTATTTGGAGGGGAAAAGCCTGGGAACGTTTTAAAGaa gcAAACAATATAAGCTGA